A region from the Cannabis sativa cultivar Pink pepper isolate KNU-18-1 chromosome 9, ASM2916894v1, whole genome shotgun sequence genome encodes:
- the LOC115723185 gene encoding transmembrane emp24 domain-containing protein p24beta3, producing MDRKLRNGNGSSMAQLLLCFLLLTSFVGRIASLSVTVNDVECVYEYVLYEGDTVSGNFVVVDHDIFWNADHPGIDFTVSAPGGNTVHTLKGTSGDKFEFKAPRNGMYKFCFHNPYSTPETVSFYIHVGHIPNEHDLAKDEHLNPINVKIAELREALESVTAEQKYLKARDARHRHTNESTRKRVVFYTVGEYLLLAAVSSLQVLYIRRLFSKSVAYNRV from the exons ATGGACAGAAAATTGAGAAATGGGAATGGGTCCTCGATGGCCCAATTGCTATTGTGCTTTCTTCTTCTGACGAGCTTCGTTGGACGAATAGCTTCCCTCTCGGTCACGGTCAACGATGTTGAATGTGTCTATGAGTACGTTCTTTACGAGGGTGACACCGTTTCTGGCAATTTTGTTGTTGTCGACCATGATATTTtctggaacgccgatcacccTGGCATCGATTTCACC GTAAGTGCTCCTGGTGGTAACACCGTGCACACATTGAAGGGAACATCTGGAGACAAGTTTGAGTTTAAGGCTCCTCGAAATGGAATGTACAAATTCTGTTTTCACAATCCTTACTCAACCCCAGAGACTGTTTCATTCTACATACATGTTGGTCATATCCCTAATGAGCATGACCTTGCTAAAGATG AACATTTGAACCCCATTAATGTTAAAATTGCTGAGTTGAGGGAGGCATTGGAGTCTGTCACTGCTGAGCAGAAGTATCTGAAAGCACGTGATGCTCGTCATCGTCATA CAAATGAGAGCACGAGGAAGCGTGTTGTATTCTACACAGTTGGCGAGTATCTTTTGCTGGCTGCTGTAAGCTCACTTCAGGTTTTATACATTCGCCGTCTTTTCAGCAAGTCGGTCGCCTACAACCGGGTTTGA
- the LOC133028930 gene encoding perakine reductase-like translates to MEEMPQIHIPKVKLGSHGLEVSRLGFGCGGLSGIYNTPLSHEAGCSVIKQAFDMGITFFDTSDIYGQNHDNEFMVGKALKQLPREKVQLATKFGIMMSEGFQFGVKGTPEYVRKCCEASLQRLGVDYIDLYYQHRVDTSVPIEETMGELKKLVEEGKIKYIGLSEPSLDTIRRAHAVHPITALEMEYSLWSRDIEDGIIPLCRELGIGIVAYSPLGRGFFGGKAVLESLPNESLLSMHPRFNGENLEKNKLLYNKLASLAAKYACTTPQLALAWLLHQGNDIIPIPGTTKVKNLANNIGSLAVKLTGEDLEEISNAVPIDDVSGDRDYEVLTKYSWQFADTPSK, encoded by the exons ATGGAGGAGATGCCCCAAATCCATATCCCAAAAGTCAAACTGGGTAGCCATGGATTAGAG GTATCTAGACTGGGTTTTGGATGTGGTGGACTATCTGGAATATACAACACTCCTCTCTCTCATGAAGCTGGTTGTTCTGTTATTAAGCAAGCATTCGACATGGGTATCACATTCTTTGATACTTCAGATATTTATGGTCAAAACCATGATAATGAATTCATGGTTGGGAAG GCTCTAAAACAGCTTCCTCGGGAAAAAGTTCAATTGGCTACTAAATTTGGTATCATGATGTCAGAGGGATTTCAATTTGGTGTAAAAGGGACCCCGGAATATGTGAGAAAATGCTGTGAAGCAAGTCTTCAGCGCCTTGGTGTTGATTACATTGATCTGTATTATCAGCACCGTGTCGATACTTCGGTGCCAATTGAGGAAACT ATGGGAGAGCTTAAAAAGCTCGTAGAGGAAGGAAAGATAAAGTATATTGGACTATCAGAACCTAGTTTGGACACAATAAGGAGGGCTCATGCTGTTCATCCCATTACTGCCTTGGAAATGGAATATTCTTTATGGAGTAGAGATATTGAAGATGGGATCATTCCACTTTGCAG GGAACTTGGTATTGGAATAGTGGCATATAGCCCCCTTGGTCGCGGTTTTTTTGGTGGAAAAGCAGTTTTGGAAAGCTTACCAAATGAGAGTCTTTTG TCAATGCATCCTAGATTCAATGGAGAGAATTTGGAGAAGAACAAACTCTTATACAACAAACTTGCCAGTCTAGCTGCCAAATATGCTTGTACCACTCCTCAATTAGCTTTGGCGTGGCTTCTCCACCAAGGCAATGACATAATTCCAATCCCTG GGACAACTAAAGTTAAGAATTTGGCCAACAATATTGGATCTTTGGCTGTGAAGCTTACAGGAGAGGACTTGGAAGAAATTTCTAATGCTGTACCAATAGATGATGTCAGTGGTGACCGAGATTATGAAGTTCTAACCAAATATTCTTGGCAGTTTGCAGATACCCCATCGAAATAA
- the LOC115722744 gene encoding perakine reductase, whose product MLSKPFSAKKEHSCLIENMEEMPQIHIPKVKLGSHGLEVSRLGFGCHGLSGVYNAPLSHEDGCSVIKQAFNMGITFFDTSDSYGQSHDNEFMVGKALKQLPREKVQLATKFGIMKSEGFQFGVKGTPEYVRKCCEASLQRLGVNYIDLYYQHRVDTSVPIEDTMGELKKLVEEGKIKYIGLSEPSLDTIRRAHAVHPITALQMEYSLWSRDIEDGIIPLCRELGIGIVAYSPIGRGFFGGKAVLESLPNESLLSIHPRFIGENLEKNKMLYNKLANLAAKHACTTPQLALAWLLHQATDIIPIPGTTKVKNLANNVGSLAVKLSEEDMKEICDALPINDVSGERDFEVLTKFSWQFADTPSK is encoded by the exons ATGTTGAGTAAGCCCTTCTCCGCAAAGAAAGAGCATTCTTGTTTGATCGAAAACATGGAGGAGATGCCCCAAATCCATATCCCAAAAGTCAAACTGGGTAGCCATGGATTAGAG GTATCTAGACTGGGTTTTGGATGTCATGGATTATCTGGAGTATACAACGCTCCTCTCTCTCATGAAGATGGTTGTTCTGTTATTAAGCAGGCATTTAACATGGGCATCACATTCTTCGATACTTCAGATAGTTATGGTCAAAGTCATGATAATGAATTCATGGTTGGGAAG GCACTAAAACAGCTTCCTCGGGAAAAAGTTCAATTGGCTACAAAATTTGGTATCATGAAGTCAGAGGGATTTCAGTTTGGTGTAAAAGGGACCCCGGAATATGTGAGAAAATGCTGTGAAGCAAGTCTTCAGCGCCTTGGTGTTAACTACATTGATCTGTATTATCAGCACCGTGTCGATACTTCGGTGCCAATTGAGGATACT ATGGGAGAGCTTAAAAAGCTGGTAGAGGAAGGAAAGATAAAGTATATTGGACTATCAGAACCTAGTTTGGACACAATAAGGAGGGCCCATGCTGTTCATCCCATTACTGCCTTGCAAATGGAATATTCTTTATGGAGTAGAGATATTGAGGATGGGATCATTCCACTTTGCAG GGAACTTGGTATCGGAATAGTGGCTTATAGTCCAATTGGTCGTGGCTTTTTTGGTGGAAAAGCAGTTTTGGAAAGCTTACCAAATGAGAGTCTTTTG TCAATCCATCCTAGATTCATTGGAGAGAATTTGGAGAAGAACAAAATGTTATACAACAAACTTGCCAATCTAGCTGCCAAACATGCTTGTACCACTCCTCAATTAGCTTTGGCTTGGCTTCTCCATCAAGCCACCGACATAATTCCAATCCCGG GGACAACTAAAGTTAAGAATTTGGCCAACAATGTTGGATCTTTGGCTGTGAAGCTTTCAGAAGAGGACATGAAAGAAATTTGTGATGCTCTACCTATCAATGATGTTAGTGGTGAACGAGATTTTGAAGTTCTAACCAAATTTTCTTGGCAGTTCGCTGATACTCCTTCAAAATAA
- the LOC115724090 gene encoding early light-induced protein 1, chloroplastic isoform X1 — translation MATMQSVVASSISFGASKNRATLESPKTLYRNNTHLPMRVRCMAQDGEKEPLKPITESAPSTQPKPAAAPSPPKPKKMSTRFTDVLAFSGPAPERINGRLAMVGFVGAMVVELSKGQDVFSQISNGGVSWFVGTSIVLTLASLVPLFKGVSVESKSGGVMTSDAELLNGRVAMLGLVALALTEFVKGGAIV, via the exons ATGGCTACCATGCAGTCTGTTGTAGCGAGCTCAATTTCATTTGGTGCTTCCAAGAACAGAGCAACTCTAGAGTCACCTAAGACCTTGTACAGGAATAACACTCATTTGCCCATGAGAGTTAGATGCATGGCccag GATGGTGAAAAGGAACCCTTAAAGCCAATTACAGAGTCAGCACCATCAACACAACCAAAGCCAGCAGCAGCACCTTCTCCTCCAAAGCCAAAG AAGATGAGTACAAGATTCACAGACGTGTTGGCATTCAGTGGGCCAGCACCAGAGAGAATTAACGGTAGACTCGCTATGGTTGGGTTCGTGGGGGCTATGGTAGTGGAGCTATCGAAGGGTCAGGATGTGTTTTCTCAGATAAGCAACGGTGGAGTGTCTTGGTTCGTGGGAACAAGCATAGTTCTGACACTGGCTTCATTGGTTCCCCTTTTCAAAGGGGTGAGTGTGGAGTCCAAGTCCGGTGGGGTTATGACTTCTGATGCTGAGCTCTTGAATGGAAGGGTTGCCATGTTGGGCTTGGTTGCCTTGGCTCTTACTGAATTCGTCAAGGGTGGAGCCATTGTCTAG
- the LOC115724090 gene encoding early light-induced protein 1, chloroplastic isoform X2 translates to MATMQSVVASSISFGASKNRATLESPKTLYRNNTHLPMRVRCMAQDGEKEPLKPITESAPSTQPKPAAAPSPPKPKMSTRFTDVLAFSGPAPERINGRLAMVGFVGAMVVELSKGQDVFSQISNGGVSWFVGTSIVLTLASLVPLFKGVSVESKSGGVMTSDAELLNGRVAMLGLVALALTEFVKGGAIV, encoded by the exons ATGGCTACCATGCAGTCTGTTGTAGCGAGCTCAATTTCATTTGGTGCTTCCAAGAACAGAGCAACTCTAGAGTCACCTAAGACCTTGTACAGGAATAACACTCATTTGCCCATGAGAGTTAGATGCATGGCccag GATGGTGAAAAGGAACCCTTAAAGCCAATTACAGAGTCAGCACCATCAACACAACCAAAGCCAGCAGCAGCACCTTCTCCTCCAAAGCCAAAG ATGAGTACAAGATTCACAGACGTGTTGGCATTCAGTGGGCCAGCACCAGAGAGAATTAACGGTAGACTCGCTATGGTTGGGTTCGTGGGGGCTATGGTAGTGGAGCTATCGAAGGGTCAGGATGTGTTTTCTCAGATAAGCAACGGTGGAGTGTCTTGGTTCGTGGGAACAAGCATAGTTCTGACACTGGCTTCATTGGTTCCCCTTTTCAAAGGGGTGAGTGTGGAGTCCAAGTCCGGTGGGGTTATGACTTCTGATGCTGAGCTCTTGAATGGAAGGGTTGCCATGTTGGGCTTGGTTGCCTTGGCTCTTACTGAATTCGTCAAGGGTGGAGCCATTGTCTAG
- the LOC133031135 gene encoding uncharacterized protein LOC133031135, giving the protein MYELAANQSTPTEDQPDETNIDPTQYSQDLPVMTQVLGEQSRHVRGFSHLSRLKAVGGKRAHTITSPASQTITMEQYKALQKKVEEAQQESQYSRQQYETQQVYLKRFADQFEYLSRAVPGFNLPQMDLPPFPTFPGARSSSSHPPQTQNNDDDITCL; this is encoded by the coding sequence ATGTATGAATTGGCTGCTAATCAATCAACCCCCACTGAGGATCAGCCTGATGAGACTAATATTGATCCCACCCAGTACTCCCAAGACTTGCCTGTTATGACGCAAGTACTCGGTGAGCAATCTCGACATGTGAGAGGTTTTAGCCATCTCTCGAGACTCAAGGCAGTTGGGGGCAAAAGAGCACATACCATAACTTCTCCTGCCTCACAGACTATTACTATGGAACAGTATAAGGCCTTACAGAAGAAAGTGGAGGAGGCACAGCAGGAAAGTCAGTATTCGAGGCAGCAGTATGAAACACAACAAGTCTACCTCAAGCGATTCGCAGATCAGTTTGAGTATCTCTCTCGGGCTGTGCCTGGTTTCAACTTACCTCAGATGGATCTTCCACCATTCCCCACTTTTCCTGGTGCTAGATCGTCATCATCGCATCCTCCCCAAACTCAGAACAATGACGATGATATTACCTGCCTTtag